One window from the genome of Rhodococcus sp. ABRD24 encodes:
- a CDS encoding transporter has protein sequence MERILWVVGCIAVWGLAVFLMYRGWKGRARRQAERIGELPKVPSDLGTQLIAPSTGLYVGSTLAPSWQDRVAVGDIGHRATGEISRWTGGVLLERDGASAIWIPEGSIRAIRTERGLAGKVMTKDGVLVIRWELPTGTEIDTGFRADDKTVYPEWVREADSDDTANAAGSGEVEQNGEDA, from the coding sequence ATGGAGCGCATTCTGTGGGTCGTCGGCTGCATCGCCGTCTGGGGTCTGGCGGTCTTCCTGATGTACCGCGGCTGGAAGGGCCGGGCGCGGCGTCAGGCCGAGCGGATCGGCGAACTGCCGAAGGTGCCGTCGGATCTCGGTACGCAGCTGATCGCCCCCAGCACCGGACTGTACGTCGGTAGCACCCTCGCCCCGAGCTGGCAGGACCGCGTCGCGGTCGGCGACATCGGCCACCGGGCGACAGGCGAGATCAGCCGCTGGACGGGCGGCGTCCTGCTCGAGCGGGACGGCGCGTCGGCCATCTGGATTCCCGAGGGATCCATTCGGGCGATCCGCACCGAACGCGGACTGGCCGGAAAGGTGATGACGAAGGACGGGGTCCTGGTGATCAGGTGGGAGTTGCCCACCGGCACCGAGATCGACACGGGCTTCCGTGCAGACGACAAGACGGTGTACCCGGAGTGGGTACGCGAAGCAGACAGTGATGACACAGCTAATGCGGCGGGCTCTGGTGAGGTCGAGCAGAACGGAGAAGACGCATGA
- the carA gene encoding glutamine-hydrolyzing carbamoyl-phosphate synthase small subunit, with the protein MSDFDTNTAVLVLEDGRFFRGTTFGAKGQTLGEAVFSTGMTGYQETLTDPSYHRQIVVSTAPQIGNTGWNDEDNESVGPTGKSSEAKIWVAGYVVRDPSRRTSSWRATGSLQDELVRQGVVGIAGIDTRALVRHLRTRGSMRAGVFSGDALADVDVLLERVKSQPTMLGADLAGEVSTPNGYIVEPTGGEARYTVAAIDLGIKTNTPRMFAERGIRVHVLPSTATLHDILDLKADGVFLSNGPGDPATADGAVHLTKEVLGQGLPLFGICFGNQILGRALGLSTYKMKFGHRGINIPVIEHETGRIAITAQNHGFALEGEAGQEFDTPFGRAVVSHTCANDGAVEGVRLLDDSAFSVQYHPEAAAGPHDAAYLFDRFANLLEGVKK; encoded by the coding sequence ATGAGCGACTTTGATACCAATACGGCGGTTCTGGTTCTCGAGGACGGCAGGTTCTTCCGTGGGACCACGTTCGGTGCCAAGGGACAGACCCTCGGCGAGGCAGTCTTCAGCACCGGTATGACCGGTTACCAGGAGACGCTGACCGATCCCAGCTACCACCGTCAGATCGTGGTGTCGACGGCACCGCAGATCGGCAACACCGGCTGGAATGACGAGGACAACGAGTCCGTCGGACCGACGGGCAAGTCCTCCGAGGCGAAGATCTGGGTCGCGGGCTATGTCGTGCGCGATCCCTCGCGCCGGACGTCGAGCTGGCGTGCCACCGGTTCGCTGCAGGACGAGCTCGTCCGCCAGGGCGTCGTCGGTATCGCCGGGATCGATACCCGCGCTCTGGTCCGGCACCTGCGCACTCGCGGCTCGATGCGCGCCGGTGTCTTCTCGGGCGATGCGCTGGCCGACGTGGATGTCCTGCTCGAGCGGGTCAAGAGCCAGCCGACGATGCTCGGCGCCGACCTGGCCGGTGAGGTGTCCACCCCCAACGGTTACATCGTCGAGCCGACCGGCGGCGAGGCCCGATACACCGTCGCGGCCATCGACCTCGGCATCAAGACCAACACCCCGCGCATGTTCGCCGAGCGCGGGATCCGGGTGCACGTACTGCCGTCCACGGCGACGCTGCACGACATTCTGGATCTGAAGGCCGACGGCGTGTTCCTGTCCAATGGTCCGGGAGACCCGGCCACTGCGGATGGTGCGGTGCACCTGACCAAAGAGGTGCTGGGCCAGGGGCTGCCGCTGTTCGGCATCTGCTTCGGCAACCAGATCCTGGGCCGCGCGCTGGGCCTGAGCACCTACAAGATGAAGTTCGGCCACCGCGGAATCAACATCCCGGTCATCGAGCACGAGACCGGCCGCATCGCGATCACGGCACAGAATCACGGCTTCGCGCTCGAGGGCGAGGCCGGTCAGGAGTTCGACACTCCGTTCGGCCGCGCGGTCGTGAGCCACACGTGCGCCAACGACGGCGCCGTCGAGGGCGTCCGGTTGCTCGACGACTCCGCGTTCTCGGTGCAGTACCACCCCGAGGCCGCGGCCGGCCCGCATGACGCCGCGTACCTGTTCGACCGTTTCGCCAACCTGCTCGAGGGAGTCAAGAAGTAA